A portion of the Blastopirellula sediminis genome contains these proteins:
- the yacG gene encoding DNA gyrase inhibitor YacG → MKCPTCEKEFKEPTKSMPFCSERCRQIDLGAWLGESYSMPVDIEKRIGQLAGEIPEDEAE, encoded by the coding sequence ATGAAATGCCCAACTTGCGAAAAAGAGTTCAAAGAACCAACCAAGTCGATGCCGTTCTGCAGCGAACGTTGTCGCCAGATCGATCTCGGCGCGTGGCTCGGCGAGTCGTATTCGATGCCGGTCGATATTGAGAAACGAATCGGCCAGCTCGCGGGAGAAATTCCGGAAGACGAGGCTGAGTGA
- a CDS encoding phosphotransferase enzyme family protein: MSLSRFSEIGSRPLQITPLGSAGGLSGGAIWRVETDGQRYALRLWPSETTASRLSFVHSLQRQWREANLKFIPYLFATKEGGSFTDNSFGYWELAEWMPGSSLDPSSISPPQLDGVAAALAAIHHAAARPDASSEPSPGLRQRLSMLERWQTTDLAQVQDEIERLNWPDFAARGSATLQMFPYLAPTIRDELRSMLQTPLPLHACLRDIHRDHIFLTGALVTGVIDFGAVRMESCAGDLARLCGSLFEDDRNRWDDFLTRYERHRPLSAAERRAIFVFDRSSVLLTGLQWIEWIAVERRNFPQPEAVLGRLDISLRRLQFLLK, from the coding sequence ATGTCGCTTTCGCGGTTTTCCGAAATCGGAAGTCGGCCTTTGCAGATTACGCCGCTCGGATCGGCCGGCGGGTTAAGCGGCGGCGCGATTTGGCGCGTCGAGACCGATGGCCAAAGGTATGCGCTGCGGCTCTGGCCCAGCGAGACGACCGCGTCCCGCTTGAGCTTCGTCCACTCGCTACAACGTCAGTGGCGCGAGGCGAATCTAAAGTTCATTCCCTATCTATTTGCGACAAAGGAGGGGGGATCGTTCACGGATAACTCATTCGGCTACTGGGAATTAGCCGAGTGGATGCCTGGTAGTTCCTTAGATCCAAGTTCAATTTCGCCCCCGCAATTGGATGGTGTAGCGGCTGCGCTGGCCGCGATTCATCACGCAGCAGCCCGACCTGACGCTTCATCCGAGCCGTCTCCAGGGCTCCGCCAACGACTCTCGATGCTCGAGCGATGGCAGACGACCGATTTAGCGCAAGTCCAAGACGAAATCGAGCGATTGAATTGGCCTGACTTCGCGGCGAGGGGGAGCGCGACGTTGCAGATGTTTCCCTATCTTGCTCCCACGATCCGCGACGAACTTCGTTCCATGCTGCAGACTCCGTTACCGCTGCATGCTTGTCTACGTGATATTCATAGAGATCATATTTTTCTGACAGGCGCTTTGGTGACCGGCGTGATCGATTTTGGCGCTGTTCGGATGGAGTCATGCGCCGGCGATTTGGCGCGTCTTTGCGGCTCTTTGTTTGAGGATGACCGCAATCGCTGGGATGATTTTCTGACGCGATATGAGCGTCATCGGCCCCTTTCCGCCGCCGAACGCCGGGCCATCTTCGTGTTCGATCGCTCGTCGGTGCTGCTAACTGGGTTGCAGTGGATCGAGTGGATTGCCGTCGAAAGGCGGAATTTCCCGCAACCCGAAGCGGTTCTGGGCCGTTTAGATATCTCTTTACGCCGCTTGCAGTTTCTATTGAAATAG
- the grpE gene encoding nucleotide exchange factor GrpE, translating into MSNENPSPEEQPLDISSEANSDNVSAVDEALAEDSLDGEANRLREDLAGAERRILLAQADMENLRKRMRREMEETIKYADVPLIADLLPVIDNLNRALDSAGQSQEAAGIVTGVKMVAQSMLEVLAKRGCKPIDALGQAFDPNLHDAILQQPSSEVPAGHVLMVTQSGYQLHDRVIRPAQVIVSTGSPAAAEGENS; encoded by the coding sequence GTGTCGAATGAAAATCCCTCTCCGGAAGAACAGCCGCTAGATATCTCGAGCGAAGCGAATTCGGATAACGTCAGCGCCGTCGATGAAGCGCTGGCCGAGGACTCGCTCGATGGCGAAGCGAATAGGCTGCGTGAAGATTTGGCCGGCGCCGAACGCCGCATCCTGCTGGCTCAGGCCGACATGGAGAATCTCCGCAAGCGAATGCGCCGCGAAATGGAAGAGACGATCAAGTATGCCGACGTACCGCTGATCGCCGATCTGCTTCCGGTCATCGACAACCTGAATCGCGCCCTTGATTCGGCTGGCCAGTCGCAGGAAGCGGCCGGCATCGTCACCGGCGTAAAGATGGTCGCCCAAAGCATGCTCGAAGTGCTGGCCAAGCGCGGCTGCAAGCCGATCGATGCGCTCGGCCAAGCGTTTGATCCCAATCTGCACGACGCCATTTTGCAGCAGCCGAGCAGCGAAGTGCCGGCCGGTCATGTCTTGATGGTCACCCAAAGCGGTTACCAACTGCACGACCGCGTGATTCGCCCCGCACAAGTGATTGTCTCCACCGGCAGCCCCGCAGCGGCTGAAGGGGAGAATTCCTAA
- a CDS encoding multidrug effflux MFS transporter, protein MTKNEMRSEVDQQRAPLMLAVILGGLCAIGPLAIDMYMPGFPQMAAEFSVDAGAIQFSLTTFFAGLMFGQLLCGPLSDKYGRKPLIFGGLSLFVLSAFGCAAASDAATLNTFRFFQGLGGSIGMVMAFAVTRDLYTGLAAARLMSLTVMLVSVAPIIAPMLGSMVVNFSSWRIIFCLLGLFGGALIGLTAWKLPETHNPELRRSGKLSDGLVHYGTLLRSRQFLPLVLASSAVQGGMFAYLSASSSVYMTTLGLSPLQYSMAFGLNAFGLMIAAKFAPDLIRRFNPHRLLWTMLLIDLVAGLLLTILSLTGQTSLVPVAVLLFTIVAANGVIMPLTSMMALDSFGHISGTAAALMGAMRFAAGAIASGVTAAFSDGTPLSMSIVMAVCSFSAIVIAATTLPKHEEAPETPTMELASEEAA, encoded by the coding sequence ATGACAAAGAACGAAATGCGAAGCGAAGTCGATCAACAACGTGCGCCCCTGATGCTGGCGGTGATTTTGGGCGGCCTGTGCGCGATCGGCCCGTTGGCGATCGACATGTATATGCCAGGGTTTCCCCAGATGGCGGCTGAGTTTTCGGTCGATGCAGGGGCAATCCAATTCAGCCTGACGACGTTCTTTGCCGGCTTGATGTTCGGTCAACTGCTGTGCGGTCCCCTCTCCGACAAGTACGGCCGGAAGCCATTGATATTCGGCGGCCTTAGCTTATTCGTCTTGTCCGCCTTCGGTTGCGCTGCGGCGAGCGACGCGGCGACCCTCAATACGTTCCGCTTTTTTCAAGGGCTTGGCGGCTCGATCGGGATGGTCATGGCGTTCGCCGTGACGCGTGATCTTTATACCGGCCTGGCCGCAGCGCGGTTAATGTCGCTGACGGTCATGCTGGTCAGCGTCGCGCCGATCATCGCCCCGATGCTGGGAAGCATGGTGGTGAATTTCAGCTCGTGGCGGATCATTTTCTGCCTGCTCGGTTTGTTTGGCGGGGCCCTGATCGGCCTGACCGCGTGGAAACTTCCGGAAACGCATAATCCTGAGTTGCGCCGCAGCGGAAAGCTCTCGGACGGTCTCGTTCATTACGGGACGCTGCTCCGCAGTCGCCAGTTCCTGCCGTTGGTGTTGGCCTCCAGCGCCGTTCAAGGAGGAATGTTCGCTTACTTGTCAGCCTCCTCCTCGGTCTACATGACGACCCTCGGCCTCAGTCCGCTGCAATACAGCATGGCGTTTGGTCTGAATGCGTTTGGCCTGATGATCGCCGCCAAGTTTGCGCCAGACTTGATTCGTCGCTTCAACCCGCATCGCTTGCTGTGGACGATGCTGTTGATCGATCTGGTTGCCGGCCTCTTACTGACCATCCTCTCGCTCACCGGACAAACCTCCCTCGTGCCGGTCGCTGTGCTGTTGTTCACGATCGTGGCGGCCAATGGGGTGATCATGCCGCTGACCAGCATGATGGCGCTCGATTCGTTCGGTCACATTTCTGGGACCGCGGCGGCGCTGATGGGAGCGATGCGTTTCGCCGCTGGGGCCATCGCCAGCGGTGTGACGGCCGCATTTTCCGATGGAACGCCGCTATCGATGTCGATAGTGATGGCCGTTTGCAGCTTTTCGGCGATCGTGATCGCCGCGACCACGTTGCCGAAGCATGAAGAGGCGCCCGAAACGCCGACCATGGAACTGGCGAGCGAAGAGGCGGCGTAA
- a CDS encoding zinc-dependent metalloprotease: MKLSTLLRSTLAVLVAAGLTSVICPPSAFADDAETTKEAPAETAKANDNADKVMATTGGSSDGGGGGGSSESMPEHARILKDFKKVDGLIPMYHKGNRLFLELSPQHYSGEYIVLISISRGIGQYPIYGGFSWGFGDDWVWKFRKIDDNVHIIRKNVRFKADSSKPEAKAVQHAYSDSVLFSLPADKKGPNGGDLIEVTPVFMSDLPMISDALPGSSFSPSKSVFSEVKGFSKNIELEVAATYSTSGRMNLDTVPDSRGVSIDIHYSISKIPSTGYQPRLADDRVGYFLTVVKNFSQSKDDQFVRYINRWDLKKAEPGEKMSEPAEPILFHLENTVPYKYRKPIRDGILEWNKAFEKAGYIDAVRVRQQEDDDTWDPEDVNYNTFRWITSDAGFAMGPSRTNPYNGQILDADIIFDASFLNSWQQTFEDINPQGIAALTGGWPERQAEIDKLTGNTTGSRMPHSACMLGRGMTSQMAFANLIAAEGAAAVEDREAVREKLFMQGLKEVTMHEVGHTLGLRHNFKASKFRTLEEMNDTKITADGMVSSVMDYVPANISPKGEQQGDYFPQTLGPYDIWAIQYGYTPYSGGTEGEKKELDKLASRSGEAGLTFATDEDTTSSAPDPDSNRFDFGDDAVKFAERQAKVVHEAMDDLVNRVVKEGDDYSKARRAFNVLLSTHGQAMFFVSRYVGGIHISRSHKGDKDAQPPMKGVDVEQQRAALKLLEEQVFSDKPYEVDPSIYNQLAPSHWDHWGSSPSTRPDFPIHSYIEMWQDRVLSQLLSSGTLTRMHDSELKVGEDEEAMTTAELIDRLTKVVYSELDGIKKGDAEFTNSDPAISSLRRGLQRNYLRRLSNIALGDTYAPDDCQTIAYAQLTDLSKKIDATLKKKVKLDPYSQAHLVETKARIDKVLDSQLIFASP, from the coding sequence ATGAAACTGTCGACCCTGTTGCGGTCCACTCTGGCGGTCTTGGTTGCCGCTGGGCTGACGTCCGTTATTTGCCCGCCGTCGGCGTTCGCTGATGATGCGGAAACGACGAAAGAAGCGCCTGCCGAAACCGCGAAAGCGAACGACAACGCCGACAAAGTCATGGCGACCACCGGCGGTTCTTCCGATGGCGGCGGCGGTGGTGGAAGCTCGGAAAGCATGCCCGAACATGCCCGCATTCTGAAGGACTTCAAAAAGGTCGACGGCCTGATCCCCATGTACCACAAGGGGAATCGCCTGTTTCTGGAACTTTCGCCGCAGCACTATAGCGGCGAGTATATCGTGCTGATCTCGATCAGCCGCGGTATCGGCCAATACCCGATCTACGGCGGATTCAGCTGGGGCTTCGGCGACGACTGGGTCTGGAAGTTCCGCAAGATCGACGACAACGTCCACATCATTCGCAAGAACGTCCGCTTCAAGGCTGACAGCAGCAAGCCGGAAGCGAAAGCGGTGCAGCATGCTTATAGCGACAGCGTCTTGTTCAGCCTGCCGGCCGACAAGAAAGGGCCCAACGGCGGCGACCTGATCGAAGTCACCCCGGTCTTCATGAGCGACCTGCCGATGATCTCGGACGCGTTGCCGGGCTCCTCCTTCTCGCCGAGCAAGTCGGTCTTCAGCGAAGTCAAAGGTTTCAGCAAGAACATCGAACTGGAAGTCGCCGCAACCTACTCGACCAGCGGCCGCATGAATCTGGACACCGTTCCGGACAGCCGCGGCGTTTCGATCGACATTCACTACTCGATCAGCAAGATTCCGTCGACCGGCTATCAGCCCCGCTTGGCTGATGACCGCGTCGGTTACTTCCTGACGGTCGTAAAGAACTTCTCGCAGTCGAAAGACGATCAGTTCGTTCGCTACATCAATCGCTGGGACCTGAAGAAAGCGGAACCGGGCGAAAAGATGTCGGAACCGGCTGAGCCGATCCTGTTCCACCTGGAAAACACCGTTCCTTACAAGTACCGCAAGCCGATCCGCGACGGCATCCTCGAATGGAACAAAGCGTTCGAGAAAGCCGGCTACATCGACGCGGTTCGCGTTCGCCAACAGGAAGACGACGACACGTGGGATCCGGAAGACGTGAACTACAACACGTTCCGCTGGATCACCTCGGACGCCGGCTTCGCGATGGGTCCGTCGCGCACCAACCCGTACAACGGGCAAATCCTGGACGCCGACATCATCTTCGACGCTTCGTTCCTCAACTCGTGGCAACAAACGTTTGAAGACATCAACCCGCAAGGGATCGCCGCTCTGACCGGCGGTTGGCCGGAACGTCAGGCCGAAATCGACAAGCTGACCGGCAACACCACCGGCTCGCGGATGCCGCACTCGGCCTGTATGCTTGGCCGCGGCATGACCAGCCAGATGGCGTTCGCCAACCTGATCGCCGCCGAAGGCGCCGCCGCCGTGGAAGATCGGGAAGCGGTTCGTGAAAAGCTGTTCATGCAAGGCTTGAAGGAAGTGACGATGCACGAAGTCGGGCACACGCTCGGTCTGCGTCACAACTTCAAGGCGAGCAAGTTCCGCACGCTGGAAGAAATGAACGATACGAAGATCACAGCCGACGGCATGGTGTCGAGCGTGATGGACTACGTTCCCGCCAATATCTCGCCGAAGGGTGAGCAGCAAGGGGATTACTTCCCGCAGACGCTCGGCCCGTACGACATCTGGGCCATCCAGTACGGCTACACCCCGTACTCGGGCGGCACCGAAGGCGAAAAGAAGGAACTCGACAAGCTGGCGTCGCGTAGCGGCGAAGCGGGTCTGACCTTCGCGACCGACGAAGACACCACCAGCAGCGCCCCCGATCCGGATTCGAACCGGTTCGACTTCGGCGACGACGCGGTGAAGTTCGCCGAACGTCAGGCCAAAGTCGTGCACGAAGCGATGGACGACCTGGTCAATCGCGTCGTGAAAGAAGGGGACGACTACTCGAAGGCGCGTCGCGCGTTCAATGTCCTCCTCAGCACGCACGGCCAGGCGATGTTCTTCGTTTCCCGTTACGTCGGCGGTATCCATATCAGCCGTAGCCACAAGGGAGACAAAGACGCTCAGCCTCCGATGAAGGGGGTCGACGTCGAACAGCAACGAGCCGCGCTCAAACTGCTCGAAGAGCAAGTCTTCAGCGACAAGCCGTACGAAGTTGATCCGTCGATCTACAACCAGTTGGCTCCGTCCCACTGGGATCACTGGGGATCGTCGCCGAGCACGCGTCCTGACTTCCCGATCCACAGCTACATCGAAATGTGGCAGGATCGCGTCTTGTCGCAGCTCCTCTCGTCCGGCACCCTGACCCGAATGCACGATTCGGAACTGAAGGTCGGCGAAGACGAAGAAGCGATGACCACCGCCGAGTTGATCGATCGTCTGACCAAAGTCGTTTACAGCGAATTGGACGGCATCAAGAAGGGTGACGCCGAGTTTACCAACAGCGATCCGGCGATCAGCAGCCTCCGTCGCGGTTTGCAGCGGAACTACCTCCGCCGCTTGTCGAACATCGCCCTGGGCGACACCTACGCTCCGGACGATTGCCAGACGATCGCCTACGCTCAGCTGACCGACCTGTCGAAGAAGATCGACGCCACCTTGAAGAAGAAGGTGAAACTCGATCCTTACTCGCAGGCTCACCTGGTCGAAACCAAGGCTCGCATCGACAAGGTGCTCGACTCGCAACTGATCTTCGCCAGCCCGTAA
- the dnaJ gene encoding molecular chaperone DnaJ, which produces MAVQADYYEVLGVARTASGDEIAKAYRKLAIKYHPDSNPDDENAMLKFKQAAEAYEVLSDSDKRTRYDQYGHAGVSGQHRQYSDAEDIFEAFGDIFGGGIFGDLFGGRGRSRGGRRVTKGADIKVQVTLDLEEAARGVEKTVSFDRRETCDTCKGSGAAAGSQPERCTRCGGHGQVVQQAGILRVQTTCPSCNGAGVKITDPCRSCRGQGYQNRRVELDVNIPAGVDDQMRVRLSGEGQPSPNGGPPGDCYCFISLRRHKIFERDGEHLILKMPITYTQAALGAEIEVPTLIDGAHTLTVPKGTQSGEVFKVRGQGMPDPHGRGKGDLYVQTYIEVPKKLEPRQEELLRELAELEHTNVSPHRKSFLESIRDYLFSSGDEDGAVKEK; this is translated from the coding sequence ATGGCCGTACAAGCCGACTATTACGAAGTTCTCGGCGTCGCGCGAACGGCGAGCGGAGACGAAATCGCCAAGGCTTATCGCAAGCTGGCGATCAAATACCATCCCGACAGCAATCCCGACGACGAAAACGCCATGCTGAAGTTCAAGCAGGCGGCCGAAGCGTACGAGGTGCTGAGCGACTCGGACAAGCGGACCCGCTACGACCAATACGGTCACGCCGGGGTCAGCGGGCAACATCGCCAATACTCGGACGCGGAAGACATCTTCGAAGCGTTCGGCGACATCTTCGGCGGCGGGATCTTCGGCGACCTATTTGGCGGCCGAGGACGTTCGCGCGGCGGACGTCGCGTCACCAAGGGCGCGGATATCAAAGTTCAAGTCACGCTCGACTTGGAAGAAGCGGCCCGCGGCGTGGAAAAGACGGTCTCGTTCGACCGCCGCGAAACTTGCGATACCTGCAAGGGAAGCGGAGCGGCGGCCGGTTCGCAGCCGGAACGTTGCACGCGATGCGGCGGTCATGGCCAGGTCGTGCAGCAAGCCGGCATCCTCCGCGTGCAGACGACGTGCCCGTCCTGCAACGGCGCCGGAGTGAAGATCACCGACCCTTGCCGCAGCTGCCGTGGCCAAGGTTATCAAAACCGTCGCGTTGAGCTGGACGTCAATATCCCGGCCGGCGTCGACGATCAGATGCGGGTTCGCCTGAGCGGAGAAGGGCAGCCGAGTCCCAACGGCGGTCCTCCCGGCGATTGCTACTGCTTCATCTCGCTCCGGCGACACAAGATCTTCGAGCGGGATGGCGAGCATCTGATTTTGAAGATGCCGATCACTTATACCCAAGCGGCGCTTGGCGCCGAGATCGAAGTTCCCACGCTGATTGATGGAGCCCACACGCTGACGGTTCCGAAAGGAACGCAGTCAGGCGAGGTCTTCAAGGTTCGCGGTCAGGGAATGCCTGATCCGCACGGACGCGGCAAAGGGGACCTGTACGTGCAAACGTACATTGAAGTGCCGAAGAAACTGGAACCGCGCCAGGAAGAACTGTTGCGCGAACTGGCCGAACTCGAACACACGAACGTCAGCCCCCATCGGAAGTCGTTCCTGGAATCGATTCGTGATTACTTGTTCTCCTCCGGCGACGAAGATGGCGCCGTGAAGGAAAAATAG
- a CDS encoding P-II family nitrogen regulator, with protein MKMIIAVIQPNKLESLRDALKEIAVERFTVTDAEGYGRQRGHSATFRGVEYQTNLLRKVSIELVVNDDFLERALTTIENVARTGQEGCIGDGKIFVLPVEQTIQIGGVARGPAAV; from the coding sequence ATGAAGATGATCATCGCGGTAATTCAGCCCAACAAACTCGAGTCGTTGCGTGACGCGTTGAAGGAGATTGCGGTGGAACGATTCACCGTCACTGACGCCGAAGGATATGGGCGGCAGCGCGGTCACTCGGCCACTTTTCGCGGCGTCGAGTACCAAACGAACCTCCTCCGCAAAGTTTCCATCGAACTGGTCGTCAATGACGACTTCCTGGAGCGAGCTCTCACGACGATCGAAAACGTCGCCCGGACAGGGCAAGAGGGATGCATCGGCGACGGAAAAATCTTCGTCCTGCCGGTCGAACAAACCATTCAAATCGGAGGGGTCGCCCGCGGACCAGCGGCGGTCTAA
- a CDS encoding FmdB family zinc ribbon protein — MPTYEYECDACQHQFEEFQNLSDDALTKCPKCKKKKLRRLFSTGGGLIFKGSGFYITDYRSDSYKKGASGDSSGSSASSSSSESKSSSKSESKPKSSKKSSD; from the coding sequence ATGCCGACCTACGAATACGAATGCGACGCTTGCCAACATCAGTTTGAGGAATTCCAAAATCTCAGCGATGACGCGCTCACGAAGTGCCCGAAGTGCAAAAAGAAGAAGCTCCGCCGGCTGTTCAGCACCGGTGGCGGTCTGATCTTCAAGGGCTCCGGTTTCTACATCACTGATTACCGCAGCGACTCGTACAAGAAGGGCGCCAGCGGCGACTCAAGCGGCAGCTCGGCCTCTTCGTCGTCGAGCGAATCGAAGAGTTCAAGCAAGAGCGAGTCGAAACCGAAGAGCTCCAAAAAATCGAGCGACTAG
- a CDS encoding DODA-type extradiol aromatic ring-opening family dioxygenase produces the protein MPAPQLGHLDRRTFNAGLLAGGTALTMEGIRATEALAEPVSPETRMPAIFIAHGSPELAIDPVRGAPFVRWGKALPAPKAILVVSAHWEKTRPVMLSSTNPRELVYDFGGFPRPLYEVRYDAPGAKDLATRIESLLPRSSVARSERGLDHGAWTPLVHLYPQADIPVLQISMPSAEGARGLFEFGRALAPLRDEGILIVGSGNITHPMLELRNGRPRETPTWAGDFDAWAAAAIAAKNYDELIDYAVKGPEVRRNHPTPDHFLPLLVTAGVASVKDAKPKFVLEEFEYNLFSRRSIEFV, from the coding sequence ATGCCTGCACCCCAGTTGGGACACCTGGATCGCCGCACATTTAACGCCGGTCTACTCGCCGGAGGAACTGCCCTGACGATGGAAGGAATTCGCGCGACCGAGGCGTTAGCGGAACCTGTTTCTCCGGAAACGCGGATGCCGGCAATCTTCATCGCTCATGGCTCGCCGGAGCTGGCGATCGATCCGGTTCGTGGGGCTCCGTTCGTCCGCTGGGGCAAAGCGCTGCCGGCGCCAAAGGCGATTCTCGTCGTCTCCGCCCACTGGGAAAAGACGCGGCCGGTGATGCTGAGCTCCACCAACCCGCGCGAACTGGTTTACGACTTTGGGGGTTTTCCTCGCCCGCTGTATGAAGTTCGTTACGACGCCCCTGGCGCCAAGGACTTGGCGACGCGCATCGAATCGCTCCTTCCTCGTTCGTCGGTCGCCCGTTCCGAGCGTGGTCTGGACCATGGCGCCTGGACGCCGCTGGTGCACCTCTATCCCCAAGCCGACATCCCGGTGCTGCAAATCTCGATGCCCAGCGCCGAGGGAGCGCGCGGGCTATTCGAGTTCGGCCGAGCGTTGGCTCCGCTGCGGGACGAAGGAATCCTGATCGTCGGCAGCGGAAATATCACCCACCCGATGCTCGAACTCCGCAACGGACGCCCCCGCGAAACTCCTACCTGGGCCGGCGACTTCGACGCTTGGGCGGCGGCGGCCATTGCCGCAAAGAACTATGACGAACTGATCGACTACGCCGTCAAGGGACCGGAAGTCCGGCGGAACCATCCGACGCCTGATCACTTCCTGCCGCTGCTGGTCACCGCCGGCGTCGCCAGCGTCAAAGATGCGAAGCCGAAGTTTGTGCTCGAGGAGTTCGAATACAACCTCTTCAGCCGCCGCTCGATCGAATTCGTCTAA